The Humulus lupulus chromosome 7, drHumLupu1.1, whole genome shotgun sequence region atggatacatccaacGAAAACATACAGGCCCACATAGTTTTACTTCTCTAACAAGATGCACTGCCAAATGAACCATGATATCAAAAAAAGATGGAGGAAAGTATTGCTCAAATAAGCACAAGGTCTTCGCAATTTCTATTTCAATCTTGTCCAACTTAGATACATCAACAACCTTACAACATATGGCATTAAAAAACAAACACATTCGTATTATAGCATTTCTAACATGTTGGTCTAGTGATCCCCGAACAGCAATTGGAAGTAACTGTTGCATCAatacatgacaatcatgagatttaagACCGATTAGTCTACAATCTTTCAAAGATACTAAATTACGAATATTTGATGAATACCCATCTGGAACCTTAACATTTGCCAAAGTTTCACAAAGTTTAcgtttctcgtctttcttcaaggtgtaacaagcaggaggtaaataAGTTCTTCTTTCACCTGTTTCAGGTGCCAAATCTTTTTTTGATTCCAACATTAACACAAGGTCCTTACGAGCAGAGATActgtccttagttttcccaggaatattaaGTAAGGTTCCGATTAAACTATCACATatgtttttctcaatgtgcatgaCGTCGAGATTATGTCTTACTAACAAATGTCTCCAATATTCCAATTCAAAGAAAATTGACTTCTTCTTCCAACATGTAGCATTCTTTGAATCTTCCGCTAGTTGATCTTTCTTATTGCGCTTTCGTTTGATGTTTGTTTTACATTTGCCTTTCTTTTTCCCCTTTGTCTCTACACTTTCATCGACCTTTTCCACAGGCttaccaaatttattttttattaaacgAATCTCTTCATAGACAGCTTCTCCAGTCATTGGTATAGGCGCTTCTCGCAACTCTTGCTCACCATTAAATGCTAATTTTTGCTTCCGGTAATAATGCTTTTCTGATAGAAACcttctatgacccatataacacatctTCCTACAATGTTCTAATCTTGTGGCGCTTGTCTTTTCACCGCATATCGGACATcctttatatcctttcacaaaACATCCTGATAAATTACCATAAGCAGGAAATTCATTGATTGTCCATAAGAGTACACCTCTAAgtataaaattttcttttttaaaagaaTCATAACAATCAATTCCGTTCCACAACACCTTCAAGTCATCTATCAAAGGTGCTAAATAGATATCTATATCATTTCCAGGCTGCTTGGGACCTGATATCAATACacaaccaaggaggaagattgtaaaTACATAGAATCACTGGCCAACAACTATAAGATGAGCTCATATTGCTAAATGGATTGATGCCATCAGCAGAAAGACCAAGTCGAAGATTTCTAGGATCCTTTCTTATTTGAGGCCATAGTTCATCCAATTCTTTCCAAGCTGGGGAATCAGCTGGATGGCGCAATTTGTCATCTTTGATCCTTCCATCCTCATGCCATCGCAGACTTTCGGCATGTTCGGGATTTCGAAACAAACGTATAAACCTAGGTATTGGTGGCAAATACCACAATACTTTTGTTGGAATCCCTTTCTTACATTCTttgttgttcttattttttttccatcTAGATGTTTTACATACAGGGCACTCAGTTGCACTCTCATATTGATTTCGATATAGAACACAATCATTTGGACAAGCGTGAATCTTGCTATACTCCATTCCTAATGTGCACAATGTTTTTTTCGCTTCATAAATCGAGGAAGGCAACTCATTGTCTTTtggtaaaatttcttttaataaagttaataactttgtgaaacttgtGTCACTCCAACTACTACCAGCTTTCAAGTTGTATAGTTTTACTAAAACAACTAATTTTGACAAAGGTGCCCCAGAGTATATTGGTTTCTCTGCATCTTCTAAGAATTTCAAAAATTCTTCAGGCTTATCAACAAAACGTTCATCTGCATCTCTCACCATCTCTATAGGGTCATCAAATACTTGATCAAATTGCTTTCTTTCATTGGGAACATTATTGTTAGAGTCATCTTCTTCCCCATGCCAAATCCACTTGACATATGTTTGGTCCATTCCGTTAAAGTATAGATGGCTCTTTATCTCCATTATgtctaattttttcaaatttgaacatTTTCTACATGGACAATGAACTCTTGAAGGATCCGTTGTATATTCTAAGGCAAACTTAATAAAGTTGTCAACTCCCTCTTCATACTCTTTTGAAAGTCTATCAtttgttatccaactcttgtccatTTCCTAGAAAAATTTCGACAGAGGTTTCCCTAAAATTGGACTAAAATCCTCCTGCATGtagaaaatttccataaaaaaattTTAGCGTTGTCATATTCCTATTAATATACTATCTTTTTAACAtaaattttgacagagcttcCCTATACCAATCAAAGAAGAAATATGCAAGcacaatataatttaaatataagaaaataaaacataattctaGATGAATTCGGGCAACATTTCccttataatagtgacctaaccatatttctacaaaaaatcaaacaattcaaacaacacacaataagtttcttccttatatctccacagcacacaaataaatttcccagaacctacttcactaaaacacacaagttctcaacattCCAttgtcaccgcagcacacaaattttatcttagaacctacttcactatggatgaatatttaagatattcaaactcctctaataagaTAACATACTTACCTCTGGCAATTAACAATAACCAAGAAAAATAATTAACAGGAGCCTGCAGgaacattaaaattaattatacatTAGTTAAGCATcgtcaaattatatatatataatctattaTATAGAAAAAGAAAGTCAAGAATGAACATGTTTTGTATTAGTGTCACTATAAGAAAATAGAGTTTTAGCTACCAAATATAATTGGTAGCAATTAATCATATTTTCCTACCAAATTATAGCAAAATAATTTAgttgataaataaaaaaaaatatgatcaaATATTTCTACTACCAATATAATGTAGgccatttttaaaataataaacataataaaaatattatatattattctcACGTATCATGTGTAGAAATTCTAGAGTATTCTTGAAGGAAAAACGTAATTCCGAACCTATTTTGCGgtgatttttctcttagattatGAGTACGAAATTCATGTGGAATGGTTTGGTTGCGTCCATAGCATTGTGGACTAAAGTGGAGAGAAGAAGGAACCACAAGAAACCAGCCACAATAGGTCGGTACAAATTCGTGAACTTCCTTCGTAGTTTACGGTACCgattatttttcatttatgttCTTAAGCATGTGAGTGAATTTGTGGGCTGTTTTGTATGGATTTAATTAGTGTTGGGggactaaaaacatacatcaagGGGTTGGGATAGTTTAATATATGTGGTCTTAAGATTTGAGATGGTTTGGTGGTGGTTAGAGATTGAGAATGGTGGCTGGCCGTGTATGGAGGTGCCACTTTGAGTGATCACAAATGGAGGCCGATGATGGTGagggtggtggttgtggtggccGAATGGTGGTTATGGTGGTTAGAAGTGAAACCATGGCTGCCTAGGTGAGGAACCATGGAGTTGAGTTAGccatatttatttctttctttctttgcaaTGAACATTGTGACCACTACTATATTTATATCACACTAtaatatacatgcatatatatatatataaatatatatgtatatatgactaaatatttctaaatatttCTACTACTTTATATATGACTAAATATTTCTACTACTTTATATATTATTCTCACATATCATGTGTAGAAATTCTAGAGTATTCTTGAAGGAAAAACGTAATTCCGAACCTATTTTGCGgtgatttttctcttagattatGAGTACAAAATTCATGTGGAATAGTTTGGTTGCGTCCATAGCATTGTGGACTAAAGTGGAGAGAAGAAGGAACCACAAGAAACC contains the following coding sequences:
- the LOC133791360 gene encoding uncharacterized protein LOC133791360, whose translation is MDKSWITNDRLSKEYEEGVDNFIKFALEYTTDPSRVHCPCRKCSNLKKLDIMEIKSHLYFNGMDQTYVKWIWHGEEDDSNNNVPNERKQFDQVFDDPIEMVRDADERFVDKPEEFLKFLEDAEKPIYSGAPLSKLVVLVKLYNLKAGSSWSDTSFTKLLTLLKEILPKDNELPSSIYEAKKTLCTLGMEYSKIHACPNDCVLYRNQYESATECPVCKTSRWKKNKNNKECKKGIPTKVLWYLPPIPRFIRLFRNPEHAESLRWHEDGRIKDDKLRHPADSPAWKELDELWPQIRKDPRNLRLGLSADGINPFSNMSSSYSCPKQPGNDIDIYLAPLIDDLKVLWNGIDCYDSFKKENFILRGVLLWTINEFPAYGNLSGCFVKGYKGCPICGEKTSATRLEHCRKMCYMGHRRFLSEKHYYRKQKLAFNGEQELREAPIPMTGEAVYEEIRLIKNKFGKPVEKVDESVETKGKKKGKCKTNIKRKRNKKDQLAEDSKNATCWKKKSIFFELEYWRHLLVRHNLDVMHIEKNICDSLIGTLLNIPGKTKDSISARKDLVLMLESKKDLAPETGERRTYLPPACYTLKKDEKRKLCETLANVKVPDGYSSNIRNLVSLKDCRLIGLKSHDCHVLMQQLLPIAVRGSLDQHVRNAIIRMCLFFNAICCKVVDVSKLDKIEIEIAKTLCLFEQYFPPSFFDIMVHLAVHLVREVKLCGPVCFRWMYPFERLMKVYKGYVRNRNCPEGCIVEAYIAEEAVEFCTEYITDAEVIGIPRKTMSEDVIGRGINNGRLTLIKKEDWDVAHRNVLENTIEVQAYIEEHLEYLHRENRNKSRKWIQDYHHRTFHQWFRDRIQSELSMEFHKVSETLRWISLGPTNMAIKHDGFVVNGYRFSTKARDDVRVTQNSGVCIVAKTLQFASARDKKPFYGDMKFYGVIEEIWELDYRDFRMAMFKCNWVEDKYVISDELGCTLVDLNKIGHKEESFILASQAKQVFYIQDPSDSRWSIVLASQPKFIGDDDDDDYEIGELQTFEKEIGDINEFEGIESIVGPYVRRDCDGIWIVSLIMDHPEEHPEEVLEDNADEGIDVEEAGNEDPTTKKKKSRQTKGIVRLAKIIADKIKGIKINLRFNKRGQSIGTPERALQCYLGMQAKSMVSITYDNWHDVPAATLENVWKDVNVRFID